Proteins from a single region of Streptomyces spinoverrucosus:
- a CDS encoding S1 family peptidase, with protein MRHARRRIVRRVTRLASVGGIVLGTAMVTQAVASEPPVASPRVLAENSGVDLVERLGASRTAGSWIDDQGRSVVAVTDDRAAAEVREAGAMPKLVRHSMRELKSATEKLRSGPRVTGTAWVVDYRSNEVVVRGDSTVSADDWSELTDLADGIGGFVRMERTEGTFTTRINGALPILSTAGRCSAGFNVTNGETDFILTAGHCGPNGSVWFADNRGNEPVGRTVAGSFPGNDYSLVQYTGGRAGDGADVVAIGDGQGVRITGVGEASVGQRVFRSGSSSGLRDGQVTALNATVNYPEGTVTGLIETNVCAEPGDSGGPLISEGIALGVTSGGSGDCQAGGTTFFQPVTQALSALDVQLITSSGPAPSASGTQSAVAPPEAAPGGSAPISGEAGRELLARLADPKNVGPGLLVIGGSLIALVATRWIRTEQDRKAYQRYYSATWG; from the coding sequence ATGAGGCACGCACGACGACGGATCGTCCGGCGAGTGACACGGCTGGCGTCAGTCGGCGGAATCGTCCTCGGGACGGCCATGGTCACGCAGGCGGTCGCGAGCGAACCCCCTGTGGCGTCCCCCCGCGTGCTCGCCGAGAACTCCGGCGTGGACCTCGTCGAGCGGCTCGGCGCTTCCCGTACGGCGGGCAGTTGGATCGACGACCAGGGACGATCGGTCGTCGCGGTCACCGACGACAGGGCGGCCGCCGAGGTCCGCGAGGCGGGCGCGATGCCCAAGCTGGTGCGGCACAGCATGCGTGAGCTCAAGTCGGCCACCGAGAAGCTGCGTTCGGGACCGAGGGTGACGGGCACGGCGTGGGTGGTGGACTACCGGTCGAACGAGGTGGTGGTACGGGGGGACAGCACCGTCTCCGCCGACGACTGGTCCGAGCTGACCGACCTCGCGGACGGCATCGGCGGCTTCGTCCGCATGGAGCGCACCGAGGGCACCTTCACCACCCGGATCAACGGCGCCCTGCCCATCCTCTCCACGGCCGGGCGCTGCTCGGCGGGGTTCAACGTGACCAACGGTGAGACCGACTTCATCCTGACCGCCGGTCACTGCGGGCCCAACGGTTCGGTCTGGTTCGCGGACAACCGGGGCAACGAGCCGGTGGGCCGGACGGTGGCGGGCAGTTTCCCGGGCAACGACTACTCGCTCGTGCAGTACACCGGGGGTCGGGCGGGCGACGGGGCGGACGTGGTGGCCATCGGCGACGGGCAGGGTGTGCGGATCACGGGTGTGGGTGAGGCGTCCGTGGGGCAGCGGGTGTTCCGCAGCGGCAGCAGCAGCGGGTTGCGGGACGGCCAGGTGACCGCGCTCAACGCCACGGTGAACTACCCGGAGGGTACGGTCACCGGTCTCATCGAGACGAACGTGTGCGCGGAACCCGGGGACAGCGGCGGCCCGTTGATCTCCGAGGGCATCGCGCTCGGCGTGACCTCGGGCGGCAGCGGGGACTGCCAGGCGGGCGGGACGACCTTCTTCCAGCCGGTGACGCAGGCGCTGTCCGCGCTCGACGTCCAGCTGATCACGTCGTCCGGTCCGGCGCCGTCCGCGTCCGGCACCCAGAGCGCGGTCGCGCCCCCGGAGGCGGCGCCCGGAGGGTCGGCCCCGATCTCGGGTGAGGCGGGCAGGGAGCTGCTGGCCCGGCTGGCGGACCCGAAGAACGTCGGGCCGGGTCTGCTGGTCATCGGGGGCAGTCTGATCGCGCTGGTGGCCACGCGGTGGATCCGTACGGAACAGGACCGCAAGGCCTACCAGCGCTACTACTCGGCGACGTGGGGCTGA
- a CDS encoding DUF3800 domain-containing protein, which yields MTGHREGQQDGAADAADAPLEVGCDESGSDGENLTGGNTDVFAHASVRLPVTTAAAYVREIRDRIRSPAEEYKANHLLREKHRAVLEWLLAPAGPLHGHAHVHLTEKAFFVVDRAADLLLDDSDAAVSLFRGGRLAFGEERWRAFLAAANQLLRARNDGAPGAPVEAFFRTVDLLRRADSTVDAVTVVDRLAGARTRAEAYRARFLDGPALIPVLNPLLPAIVGTAAHWSAGGRSVALVHDEQNMLTPDRIAWIERAARDAGIGFAGMRLVDSRRDARVQLADFLAGISRKIASDELNGRGDPVLTALLRPYVGTGSVWGDERSWARLGPQTENTQGPAKINSSV from the coding sequence GTGACCGGACATCGGGAGGGCCAGCAGGACGGGGCGGCGGACGCCGCGGACGCGCCGCTGGAGGTCGGGTGCGACGAGTCGGGGTCGGACGGCGAGAACCTCACGGGCGGCAACACCGACGTGTTCGCGCACGCCAGCGTGCGGCTGCCGGTGACGACGGCCGCCGCGTACGTACGGGAGATCCGGGACCGGATCCGGTCGCCCGCCGAGGAGTACAAGGCGAACCATCTGCTGCGGGAGAAGCACCGGGCCGTGCTGGAGTGGCTGCTGGCGCCCGCGGGGCCGCTGCACGGGCACGCGCATGTGCATCTGACAGAGAAGGCGTTCTTCGTGGTGGACCGGGCGGCCGACCTGCTCCTGGACGACTCCGACGCGGCGGTGTCCCTGTTCCGTGGAGGGCGGCTCGCCTTCGGGGAGGAGCGGTGGCGGGCGTTCCTGGCGGCGGCGAACCAGTTGCTGCGGGCCCGCAACGACGGGGCGCCGGGGGCACCCGTGGAGGCGTTCTTCCGCACGGTCGACCTGCTGCGGCGGGCGGATTCCACCGTGGACGCGGTGACGGTCGTCGACCGGCTGGCCGGGGCGCGGACGCGGGCCGAGGCGTACCGGGCGAGGTTCCTGGACGGTCCGGCACTGATCCCCGTGCTCAACCCGCTGCTGCCCGCCATCGTCGGCACGGCCGCGCACTGGAGCGCGGGCGGGCGGTCCGTGGCGCTGGTGCACGACGAGCAGAACATGCTGACGCCGGACCGGATCGCCTGGATCGAGCGGGCGGCGCGCGACGCCGGGATCGGCTTCGCCGGGATGCGGCTCGTCGACTCGCGGCGCGACGCCCGGGTGCAGCTCGCGGACTTCCTGGCCGGCATCTCCCGGAAGATCGCCTCGGACGAGCTGAACGGCCGCGGCGACCCGGTGCTCACGGCGCTGCTGCGGCCGTATGTCGGCACGGGATCGGTGTGGGGCGACGAGCGCAGCTGGGCACGGCTCGGACCGCAGACCGAAAACACACAAGGCCCGGCAAAGATCAATTCATCGGTCTAG
- a CDS encoding PPOX class F420-dependent oxidoreductase codes for MDATSTARLGAGKYLLITSYRKDGTQVPTPVWVVADGDTLGVWTVADSWKVKRIRRRSDVLVGPCDLRGNPTGAQVPATAEITDAETTAHYRRLIARKYGIVGRLTLFGSRLRRGPKGTVGIRVTLNG; via the coding sequence ATGGACGCCACGTCGACGGCCCGGCTCGGGGCCGGCAAGTACCTGCTGATCACCAGCTACCGCAAGGACGGCACCCAGGTCCCTACGCCCGTCTGGGTGGTCGCCGACGGCGACACGCTCGGGGTGTGGACGGTCGCCGACTCCTGGAAGGTCAAGCGGATCCGGCGCCGCTCCGACGTCCTCGTCGGACCCTGTGACCTGCGCGGCAACCCGACCGGTGCGCAGGTCCCGGCCACCGCCGAGATCACCGACGCGGAGACCACGGCCCATTATCGGCGGCTCATCGCCCGCAAGTACGGCATCGTGGGCCGCCTCACGCTGTTCGGCAGCCGGCTGCGACGCGGCCCGAAGGGCACGGTGGGGATCCGGGTCACCCTGAACGGCTGA
- a CDS encoding SAM-dependent methyltransferase, whose product MTENPPAADGMAQSLRERINTSQPHTARIWNYWLGGKDNYEVDRAAGDQIRQLHPGIGEYARADRLFLGRAVRHLVSDVGIRQFLDIGTGLPTADNTHEVAQRIAPDARIVYVDNDPLVLAHARALLTSTPEGRTDYLDEDLRNVDAILEHAAKTLDFTQPVALILLGVVIFLGDDEDPYGVVRRLTDALPSGSHLVLSHTITSPAMPDVDEAVKFWNEHGTPKLTQRTPEAVTRFFDGLELLEPGVVSCSRWRSEHTGGAEPEEVAMYGGVARKN is encoded by the coding sequence GTGACCGAGAACCCGCCAGCCGCGGACGGCATGGCCCAGTCGCTGCGCGAGCGCATCAACACGTCCCAGCCGCACACGGCCCGGATCTGGAACTACTGGCTCGGCGGCAAGGACAACTACGAGGTCGACCGGGCGGCCGGCGACCAGATCCGCCAACTGCACCCGGGCATCGGCGAGTACGCCCGCGCGGACCGCCTGTTCCTGGGCCGCGCCGTGCGGCACCTGGTCTCCGACGTCGGTATCCGCCAGTTCCTGGACATCGGCACCGGCCTGCCCACCGCCGACAACACGCACGAGGTCGCCCAGCGGATCGCCCCCGACGCGCGGATCGTGTACGTCGACAACGACCCGCTCGTCCTCGCGCACGCCCGCGCGCTGCTCACCAGCACGCCGGAGGGCCGCACCGACTATCTCGACGAGGACCTGCGCAACGTCGACGCGATCCTCGAACACGCAGCGAAGACCCTGGACTTCACGCAGCCCGTGGCGCTGATACTACTCGGCGTCGTCATCTTCCTCGGCGACGACGAGGATCCGTACGGCGTGGTGCGCCGGCTGACGGACGCGCTGCCGTCGGGCAGCCACCTGGTGCTGTCGCACACCATCACCTCGCCGGCGATGCCGGACGTGGACGAGGCGGTGAAGTTCTGGAACGAGCACGGCACTCCGAAGCTGACTCAGCGCACCCCCGAGGCGGTGACACGGTTCTTCGACGGGCTCGAACTGCTGGAGCCGGGTGTCGTGTCGTGCTCGCGCTGGCGGTCGGAGCACACGGGCGGGGCCGAGCCGGAGGAGGTCGCGATGTACGGCGGGGTGGCCCGCAAGAACTGA
- a CDS encoding Zn-ribbon domain-containing OB-fold protein yields MYHHSGNVAQQASGSAAGVLDHRAPDQDAMLFQRCTWCGTAMYHRLLCPVCQGSDLRTERSEGTGTVRHSTVVHRNTPAARNVSLVEMSEGFVVRGRVMGPPVGIHSGDRVRLSTAKDPVRGEPVFQLVDEPYRAWT; encoded by the coding sequence GTGTACCACCACTCAGGAAACGTCGCTCAGCAGGCATCCGGCTCCGCCGCGGGCGTCCTCGACCATCGAGCCCCCGACCAGGACGCCATGCTCTTCCAGCGCTGCACCTGGTGCGGCACCGCCATGTACCACAGGCTGCTGTGCCCGGTCTGCCAGGGCAGCGATCTGCGGACGGAACGCAGCGAGGGCACCGGCACGGTCCGCCACTCCACGGTGGTGCACCGCAACACGCCCGCCGCGCGCAATGTGTCCCTGGTCGAGATGTCCGAGGGGTTCGTGGTCCGGGGCCGGGTGATGGGTCCGCCGGTCGGCATCCACAGCGGCGACCGGGTACGGCTGTCCACCGCCAAGGACCCGGTCCGGGGCGAGCCGGTGTTCCAGCTGGTCGACGAGCCGTACCGGGCCTGGACCTGA
- a CDS encoding MalY/PatB family protein, with protein sequence MTSIPHGTSGEPNPLRALDLDQLRRRTSMKWRTYPDDVLPLWVAEMDVPLAEPVVRALTDALTLGDTGYPAGTAYAEALAEFAEKRWGWSGLDVARTAIVPDVMLGVVEMIKLVTGPGDAVVVNPPVYPPFFQFVAHMDRRVLQAPLGPDLRIDFGVLEESFRQAVAGGRRAAFLLCSPHNPTGTVHTAEELSAVARLAERYGIRVVADEIHAPLVVGDTDFVPYLSVPGGGRGLSLMSASKAWNLAGLKAALAVAGPESAADLALLPEEVSHGPSHLGAIAHTAALRDGTAWLDALLAGLDENRRLLAELLAEHLPAVNYRPGDATYLAWLDCRALGLGDDPADVFLHRGRVALNSGLPFGTGGAGHVRLNLGTSPEVVREGVRRMAAAVG encoded by the coding sequence ATGACCAGCATCCCGCACGGAACGTCCGGTGAACCGAACCCCCTGCGCGCACTGGACCTCGACCAGCTCAGGCGCCGTACGAGCATGAAGTGGCGCACCTACCCCGACGACGTGCTGCCGCTGTGGGTGGCCGAGATGGACGTGCCGCTGGCCGAACCCGTCGTCCGCGCGCTCACCGACGCGCTCACCCTCGGCGACACCGGCTACCCGGCGGGCACCGCCTACGCGGAGGCGCTGGCCGAGTTCGCCGAGAAGCGGTGGGGCTGGTCCGGGCTCGACGTGGCGCGCACGGCGATCGTGCCCGACGTGATGCTCGGTGTGGTCGAGATGATCAAGCTGGTGACCGGACCCGGGGACGCGGTCGTGGTCAACCCGCCGGTCTATCCGCCGTTCTTCCAGTTCGTCGCGCACATGGACCGGCGCGTGCTCCAGGCCCCGCTGGGCCCCGACCTGCGCATCGACTTCGGCGTCCTCGAGGAATCCTTCCGGCAGGCCGTGGCGGGCGGACGCCGGGCGGCGTTCCTGCTGTGCAGCCCGCACAACCCGACCGGGACCGTGCACACCGCCGAGGAACTGTCCGCCGTGGCGCGCCTCGCCGAGCGGTACGGCATACGCGTCGTCGCCGACGAGATCCATGCCCCGCTGGTCGTCGGCGACACCGACTTCGTGCCGTACCTCAGCGTGCCGGGGGGCGGCAGGGGCCTGTCGCTCATGTCGGCCTCCAAGGCCTGGAACCTCGCCGGCCTCAAGGCGGCCCTCGCCGTCGCGGGCCCCGAGTCCGCCGCCGACCTCGCCCTGCTGCCCGAGGAGGTCAGCCACGGCCCCAGCCACCTGGGCGCCATCGCCCACACCGCCGCCCTGCGCGACGGCACCGCCTGGCTGGACGCCCTGCTGGCCGGCCTCGACGAGAACCGTCGCCTGCTCGCCGAGCTGCTGGCCGAGCACCTGCCCGCCGTCAACTACCGCCCCGGCGACGCCACCTACCTCGCCTGGCTCGACTGCCGCGCGCTGGGCCTGGGCGACGACCCGGCCGACGTCTTCCTGCACCGGGGCCGGGTGGCCCTCAACTCCGGCCTGCCGTTCGGAACGGGCGGCGCAGGGCACGTGCGGCTGAACCTGGGCACATCACCGGAGGTCGTCAGGGAAGGGGTGCGGCGGATGGCGGCTGCCGTCGGGTAG